The Montipora foliosa isolate CH-2021 chromosome 10, ASM3666993v2, whole genome shotgun sequence genomic sequence acgatttgtcagacacaaatgaaatcagaaacagggacGACAGACTCGGCCACAAACTGCTAGATGCAACCTTAGAAAGCAAAAGCACAGTCTCAGtgtcaacattttcaaacaatctccgatcatttttacaacagttattcacAGGTAATAATAATCAGCGATCCGAATATATAAGAGAATTTTGTAACGTGTAAGGTAACGTGGAAAGAAGCACATGGATCAAAAAGATGACGACGAAAGATGAacgaaatgttgccttctagTCATTGAATGTTCCTGTCTCTTTTTTACCTTACTATCAATTTTCAAGGAATTTTCCAAAATTAcgtaaattgcttttcaattgattacgtatcaaataaacgttgttggaaactaaaaataaatgctTTTTGTTGTTGCCCATCCATCCCTCTTGTATacctttcactttcatttacctaccCAACTACATATAAAATAATATgaatacatttttcaaaatcatattatttttaattgaccacttcccataggggcttttcagggccaatgaaacacaatcaacgaaacgactgAACGtaggaacaacaacaacaactgttaagaatcccaactggccgaaggcgaaccagttggctatttacaagtgcggctgagaagttgaaccagggactaccaggatcaaattcaacgactgcatggtcagaacgagtcttcagcccgggaactccggatctcaagacaagcgTCCTAGCCACATCCTAACCacatcacaatgtgcagcacatattAATTCTGTGGAAAACACTCAACTGCCATCTGTATCATCTTAGACGGGGGCAGACGTTaagtagtgaaaactattactagttactTTGAAAGTGGAAAAAGTCAGCTTTTATTAACAGTGACATCAGCTCGTGAATTCTTCATTGGTGTCCTCGTATTTAAAAGTTAGTTTTCCTGATAACTGCAGTTGTGTCTTCGGTTGCGACAAAAAGAGGGTCACTCGTAGGTTCGACTATTTCGATGGAGCACGAGGATTTTTTCGAATATCCGGCCCGAATCCCAACATCAACTACTCACTGCTAAAATTAACCTTTTTGGTCAAACGAATAAAACTATGCAAGTATTCTGCGCTCCAAACTTTGGTAGAGAAGATccaaacgtgtttttttttttttaatcgaaaaTATATCGTTTAATTATTACATTTTCAACCTTCCATATCGGCGTTTCCTGTGGTAGGCTCGTTACTTTCGGTTATCAGCTCTGACATATGCCGTATGATCGAGCCTTGCCCAAGAGTTGTCAGTGTAGGAAGCCGAAATGTGCACGCGTCAGATCGTTCGAATGTTACTACAATTTAATGAAACACTCCCGGCATTCCATTCGCTCTTGTTAGGATTGAACTGGACTGTCATTAACAAGGCACGTTCATGGAATAATTCATTAAACATGCAGTCACTGCGTCTCTTTAATCCAGCTGTTCAAACTCAACGGACCTCCGGCTTTAACCGTGTACGTAAGTTGCCCATTTGAGAACGTGCTCCAGTCTCAGAGGGACTGAGAATTGGATAGCACGTATTGAGAAATCAAGCGGCGTTGATAAAGGGATTCTATGGTAAGGATAACTTCTCAGATATATGGACTGATCAGTGAACTGCACGTTCGATCGAACTCCCCtaaatgaatgaaaaacatgagaattaaattgaaaaaatccTTGCACTTTCATCGTTACATCATTTTCTTTAGCGGAATCCCTGTTTCGAATAGTTCAAACAGAGCTGAATTCAAAGATAATATAAAACCCACAAATAATCCCTGAAAACATTGAGAAACATGTTTGCGGGGACCTAcattttatagttttgcttagaGACAGGTCCAAACCCCATCAGAAGGGCCATCGGTGAGCAATCCTCCGAAGCATTTTGTTCTTAAATAGCAAAGTTCCTGATGGGTGAAGTTGAAGAGCAATCATTCCATTACTTAGCAGAGATATGCAAGGCCTTAAGAGCTGAATTACGTTCTGGCATTCAAATCAAAGTTTGTCGGGTTGATAAGCAAGGCGAGGCTAATATAGTAACACGCATTCAACAAGCCCCAGTAAGACGATGTTCGAAAACATGCTCACACATGCACCGCAAACGAAATTTCTCCGTTTTACGAAAAGTAAAGTAACATCGATCATTCATTCTTTCGCAGAGATCTATTGGAAAAAGTCCATATCGGTATAAACAGCGCAAGGAATAAATAAGGCTTACCCCGCGTAAGATGATTATTGTTGCAAAACATAATTGGTTTTGTATTTGATTGATTGGTTTGTCACCCGGGGTTTGTCACCTTCTCTCACTAAAGTACTAGTAGAAATGCTTACTGATTTTATACATTTTTCTTATCCATTTGAACCACAAGTCCATATTAAGAATTTAACAAAACTATTCCGGTAAGTTTCAGTCGAAAGTTTACAACGCTGAAAACAAATTAATGAACTTGACATTATACagtgttttttttctaaaatgttTGAAAGGAACTGAACGGAAGTTCAAACTAATTGACTCGATGCAAATCCCAAGGCTATagaaaagaaatctttttttcttATCAACGTAATGCAGTTTGGTGATCgtgtgaaaaatgtatttgaaagtGACCTTGTTGTCAGCAGTGATTAAATCTTCAAAAATTCTGCAACTTATGTGTCAAGATGAGGTCGCAAATTAATTTTAGTGATATGTCAAGTGTGCTAGTACTGTGCGAGTAATTAATATTCGTGAAACtaagcaaatcaaatcaaactatTCAAGGAAAGGCCGaagtttttaaaatgaaagcaaTAATGTTCAAAGtagaaggagaaaaaaaaattctgttgaaGCTGAGCCGGCAAGACTATGAACCTCAACATGACACCGAGTCTAAGCATGGAGAGCCCGGAATGGAACCTAAGTAAATTCTTGTTTAGACTAAGCAGCCTTAAGGTAAAATGACTGTTGACAAGTTGTGATGAAAATCGAGGCCGGATTTCCCTCACTTTGGAAGCAGATTTGAGGTCCTTCATCAATCTTGcttcaaaaatgaaaagaaaattatgaCACTGGAAGAGTTTAATCCCAATGCAAAATCTTTATGTGCATTAACACTTGCTTTCGTACGTGTCATTCAAAAATAAGGCGGGGATAATCCCTCTGTTAAGCTATAAATGGAATGTGAAATCGACACCGGTCTAAATCTTCCTATTATATATTATTGAGAACTGATAAAGCTAACAGGAGGTCTGTACAAGAAGACATCGACCCGGTGGAGTATTCTGCAAAGTGCATCTCTTGCCCATCCGAAGCGATCAAAGAGCCCTGAGAAAGATAACATTTATCTCTTCTTTGCAGAAGCGTGAAAATAGTGAAATAGGTGAGCTCAAGACTTTCTAACAAGTTGTTAATTTGTGTCATTTACCACAAACCATAGTTTTTAATGCAAAGTGTAACAGTTTACTATTTGTAATCTTGTGTCTAGTCTGCAATTTTTTATTTGGTTAGTAATCAAGAAATTTTCAGCCTGGCTTTGGACGAGGCTGTTACTTTGTTGAGTTTTAATGCGACCTTGCTGCTTATAGAATAACCCATTATAATTTGACGGTAGTCCATCTGTCTATATAGTGACGACTTGTATCATGTGTAACTATTCTTCTAAAATCATCGTAGAGGCACCGAGGTGCGTTTGTGCTGTTTGCAACGTTTTAGTCTGGATGATAACCTCAGTATTTTATGACCATGCAGTCAAatatgaaagctactgagcaatACTTGGAGATGATGTTTATTATGCTGCACAAGGTGATTCTAACTTTTAAGACTGTGATTCTTAATTGGACCATTAGGGCTGATCTGATGGCACTATGTTGTCCAAGGCTCTTACTTTCGAATCTATGGGTGAAATCATATCCTTAAttaagtgtgaccattcaaatgaaagctgcTGAACATGTTTCTTATTCTGTACGAGGTGGTTCTATCTTTTCgtttgagtctgtgggtgaaatccttatatttaaccattcaaatgaaagctactgagcagtatgCCCCGTGATGCTTCTAATTGTTGCTGTACGAGGTGTTTCATAGTGCTCGCTTGAGTAAGCTATTTCCATACTCCACTATTGTACAGTGTTGATCGTATTTAATTGCGGAATTTTTTCGAGACGTTTGCATGGAGTGTGCCAAACATCGCAGTGACATCTATTGAGACGGTTTTTTTCTGAGTTAGTTATTGTTGGAATGCTTTGCAAAATGGATTCCAGAATTGTTTCCTATCTGCCTGACAGAGGCAAAGTGTCAGAGGCCAAAGATAACATTACGTCACGTTACGTTTCCCAATTTTAATAGATGATACAAGAATTTCATTCTTTCGTAATTTCAAGTATATAACAAAGGTTGTATGATCAAACCAGTTCCCTCAAAAAAATGGCATTTGTCCTGCCAAAAATCatccaaaaatcaaaacaatgtTTCAATACTTTGTCTTCGATGCTATGATATCAAGACTCATTTTCTCCATACCCTCGTCGGCTTGTAGACTCTATGCCGTAGTGGTCATTTACTTCATGCATAATCCGTACATCTGTCCAAGCAAGGAAAATAAGGAGAGGTTTTATATATATTGATCGCCATTAGGTTGCGAATCATTTTTAAACTTGACCGATGATTCTCATTGTTTTTTAAAGCGGTATCAGTGTTTCCTTGCACGCCTTGAGCGTCGCGCGCTGTGGCGGGAAATTTCCGCCCTGTGTTTAAATGGGACACATAGAACAATTacatatattttaatatttccaTTAAATTATTGCCATCAAACTAAAAATGATGTCCGGAAGCTAGGAAGCCACGATTTTTTTACGCGTTTGGTGACCGCAATAAACTTAATCTTCAACATTACGTACCAGATTTGGCTTTTGCCTTTTAATGATTGCGAAAGTCTGTTGGATGTCACAAAGCGTGTCTCGAGCGGGCAAGATCGGGCTTGCATAGGATTAACTAAACCGACAAAGCTTCAAGTGTGAAGAATTCCTTCCTTTTTGACACAGACATCTCTAAGACGACCTTTGTCGTTTCCTACGTTATCCACTTTTCAAACGAGATAACTGGCTCCGTCCgatgaattaaatttattttactttcaaattctTTAAACTAAGCCACTTAATTAACTAATCTTCGGTGACACCTTGATGCTTATCGTACAGGACGAAATATTTTACCTCCGCGATACAAAACTCAAAAAAGcaataatcatttttttttttcagtacttACTGGTAAGTCATGTTGTATTTCAAGTACTGAACCATCGAAGAAGAGCCAGCAACCTCGAAACATATCCATCTGGTTTATTCTGAATCTTTTCTTATCGACTGCGCTAGAGTTTTCTTACCACGACAAAGTAAGCTGTTTTCAGAGTTCCTCTGACGttcttttaatgtaaagtttGCTTCGTAGGCCGCATCTCTACCAAGACAGTATGGGCATATCAAAAACTGCTTCATGTGCTACTTATTTTTTACAGTGACTTACATTAAATTGGCCTGGGAAAATGAATGGGAGAACTTACATCAGACTAAAATCTCGCAGTTTGTGAATTGCATCTGAAGGCTCCACAAGAGAACACTGTTGCCGGGCAATGCACGAGTCAGACTTcaacgagaaaaaaaagagaCCATTGCAAAGGATTTTTACTGAAATAGCCGCACTTAGTCGACTTAATGTTTTCCTTGCGCTAAGCAAGGCCCATGGACATATAGTCGACAAGTCAGCATTTTTTGCAGCATGCCTTTTGATCCACGTGTAATGAATTCGCAGATATAAGGACATCAGAATTTCGATCCAATTATATAAAGGATCTTAACGCGAAGCAGGGTATTGAGTTTCGCGTCACTGAGTGTTCACCGTAATTAATCTTTCCTCTTTCTCGGTGGGTCTTTACTTTCGCGTTTTTTCTTGTATTCGTAACAAAACGTGGATTATTCTTTAGTGGGTTATGTATGTAGTCTAGCTATGTAGCCTACTATTCTTACAAAACACAATGGAGCCGAGAATGAAGCGCCGTTCTAAACATCTTCACGTATCGTAAATCACTCCCTGCTAATACTTTGCAAAAGGATTTTAAGAAGATTTCGATTAACCCTCTCTGATCTGTCAAGGGCTCTATCTGTTTCCGCCGCTGTTGTTAAGTAGAAAGCATTTGATAATGTCAATTTTTGATGGTTTCCGCCTTAAAGAACACTTTGGAACGCCggcaaaaaagttatttacggGAGTTTGTTAGCCAACTGGCAGCTAATTTTAAATTGTTATCGCATATTTGGGTCAGTTTTCCCATTGCCAGTTTTCAATGCCAGCAGAGTTGTTTGCTGATACTTGGCAAAAAGGCGTAACAACCGACATTCTCGAATCGGACACATTTGGGATCAGACAGTTTCGTTTCACTTTTGTGGAAGTCAAAACTTTATGACGTATGTACTTCATCTATTCTTTTAATCGTCGGCAAGTttgaaacactgaaaacaattGCGTCTTACAAAGCAGCTAAACGAAGGCAAAGCGGCAAATTCCACAGCTGAAAAGTCTGTGTACCtgtagatgtacatgtaagacCATATTATAGATGATAGAGAATGAATTCGAACGTAACTGAACGAAACAGTTTTCAAgttcttcaggggcacccaacgagagtatagctcaaaaccacttaaacatagcattgctAAATGTATCTTAGTATTTAACGTTAGATACAGGTATATTTTTATcctctaaaaatttttcatctgttcggattccctgaCCGAAAGTCTattgatccgaaaattatagggatcaaaacttaccttttcgaaaattttagccagacaAAAAGgctctcgaaaattctaggtgagctttttagggtaaaaatccgtttaaaatgggcaattataccatgttttagttgttcgaaaatcctaggacaggcaagcaagcaaggaattttacaacaaatgttccgaaaattctagatctcaaatcgtcttccgaacagatttttctccgaaaattgacgttggtgCCCCTGGTTCTCGGATTGATTTGGATCAAGTCAGTTTAAATCCTttatttttgaagtgaaaaaagTGTATCCTTCGGGGTTTCACCATGCAAACGTGAAATTTGTCACAGTGATTTTCAGGAGGTTGCTTCAGTATCTATTGTGTTcatgtttgcttttgttgaGAAAGTGCTGGGGCTTAATTTAGTTGTCAGATCGGCTTTAAGGAATCCGTTAAGAAGTGCTTAGTACATGGCAGACAGATGGAGCAGAATAATACTTCTTGACGATATTGAACGAGATGTAGCTGGTGTTTCCCGAAATGGGACGAAATTATAATCGAGATATGACCTAAGACTAAAAGAGGTTTTATCAGGAACGTCTAGAATCCGTAGAGCAGCAGAAAGGACTTCGTTTAAAAGGTCCCTTTGCAGTCTTATTTATTTTAAGCCATATACCTATCAATATTGTTCACGACTCGGTCCGAGTTTATTTCACTGCAGTGAACTTTGCTAAATACGTGTCGTTTTCTCCTCAAGAAAAATTGACCTTTGTCACGGTTAAGTCCCTGTTACATCATAAATCTTTTACAATTTTAGCATACAAAGGCCGGAATTTGAAGGGTTTAGTTCTAAATGCCGTTTTATCTCTGCAAATCCCTCTTAAGCGTTGAATGGAAATTATTGTAGAAGATGGTTTCGTCAGTAATCTGGTTTCTTATTTTTCAGTTTGAATACAAGCTGCCTTCTTGAAGCACAATGGCGCACTCGGTTTTGCCCGACTTTCACTGGTCTGCAGCAGCTGTCGCCATATTGGCCCCTGTAGTTGCATTGATTATTCTGTTTGGAATCATTGGAAATATTCTTGTTATAATTGTGTTGTGGCAACAAAAGCGTCGCTCGCATCGCAAGAGTGGAAGTTTCTTTCTCATCAGTTTGGCAGCGGCCGACATTCTCGCTTCTGCGAACCTCATATTTATGTTAGCAACCATCATTAACAAAGGAGAGTGGATCTTTGGGGAGCCTTTGTGCAAACTGAACGGTTTTCTGACTGTGCTTCTGGGCGCTACCTCGCTGCTTACGCTCTGTGCAATCAGTGTAAACCGGTATTTTAAGATTGTGGAAGGAGGGAAATACGATCGAATCTTCTCCTACAGCAATACCCTTCGGATTCTTGCGGTCACGTGGTTCATCCCCTTCGTCCTGTCGCTCGCACCAATCATCGGGTGGTCGGCGCACGAGTATCAAGTCGGAAAATGCGTCTGTCATTTCCTGTTCAGTCGAAATATCTCTTACACGCTGACCTTTGCTACTTTGGTAGTGGCTATTCCTTTTAGCATTATCCTTTTTTGCTATTTCAAGATTTACAAGATTATCAAAGCACATGGCACCATGATCGGAAACCTTCGGCGGGACCAAC encodes the following:
- the LOC137973139 gene encoding melatonin receptor type 1B-B-like; the encoded protein is MAHSVLPDFHWSAAAVAILAPVVALIILFGIIGNILVIIVLWQQKRRSHRKSGSFFLISLAAADILASANLIFMLATIINKGEWIFGEPLCKLNGFLTVLLGATSLLTLCAISVNRYFKIVEGGKYDRIFSYSNTLRILAVTWFIPFVLSLAPIIGWSAHEYQVGKCVCHFLFSRNISYTLTFATLVVAIPFSIILFCYFKIYKIIKAHGTMIGNLRRDQPSVNVEDIKIATTLFTVIVVFIICYIPASVINILDMANLGFRIPHWLDMFSFVLVVSNHANNPVIYNALNRSFRQSFREVLHIGPPGQPRPASRLHSGSCSKSTIPRCLQSQGEKGEKNPNNPCYQHSTSSTEKYTPEVVEVTENLDFDQETIVPKGCLSDQSSYC